One Brassica napus cultivar Da-Ae chromosome C4, Da-Ae, whole genome shotgun sequence genomic region harbors:
- the LOC106390950 gene encoding serine carboxypeptidase-like 13 isoform X6 yields MRMRLTLKLLIPVLLVLRYFADSASVVKLLPGFEGPLPFELETGYIGLGEEEEIQMFYYFIKSENNPREDPLLIWLTGGPGCSSIFGLLFENGPLALKFEVYNGSIPSLVSTTYSWTKMANIIFLDQPVGSGFSYSRTPLVDKISDTGEVKRIHEFLQKWLSKHPKFYANPFYVAGDSYSGMVVPPVVQEISEGNYICCKPLINLQVIDIYFSYFPSTECIYYAYFSLKKQGYILGNPVTDTKLEHNYLIPFAYGMALISEELYESMKRICKGSYGNLDSLNTECLKLTEIYQKCTDRLNKYHILLPDCDKTSPDCHLYKYFLLEKWANNERVHKALHVNKGGIGEWRQCNYDGISYKYDIQSSVPYHKNNSINGFRSLIFSGDHDMTVPFLATQAWIRSLNYSIIDDWRPWMMNDQIAGYTRTYANKMTFATVKASLLAST; encoded by the exons ATGAGAATGAGATTGACACTAAAGTTGCTGATTCCGGTTCTACTTGTATTGCGTTATTTTGCTGACTCTGCCTCCGTTGTAAAGCTCCTTCCTGGTTTTGAAGGTCCTCTTCCTTTCGAACTTGAAACGGG GTACATTGGACTTGGTGAGGAAGAGGAAATACAAATGTTCTACTATTTCATTAAGTCTGAGAATAATCCACGAGAAGACCCTCTTCTTATTTGGTTAACTGGAGGACCTGGATGTTCTTCTATTTTTGGCCTTCTTTTTGAGAACG ggCCTTTAGCTTTGAAGTTCGAGGTTTACAATGGAAGTATCCCTTCTTTGGTCTCCACTACATATTCATGGACAAAG ATGGCGAACATAATATTTTTGGATCAGCCTGTTGGATCTGGCTTCTCCTATTCAAGAACTCCGCTTGTTGATAAAATTAGTGACACAGGTGAAGTTAAGAGGATTCATGAGTTTCTTCAAAAG TGGCTAAGCAAGCATCCAAAATTTTATGCCAACCCATTTTACGTTGCCGGAGATTCTTACTCTGGTATGGTTGTTCCGCCCGTCGTTCAAGAAATCTCAGAAG GAAATTATATATGTTGCAAGCCTCTAATAAACCTACAGGTCATTGATATATACTTTTCGTATTTTCCATCAACGGAATGTATTTATTAtgcatatttttctttaaaaaaacagGGCTATATTCTTGGAAACCCAGTAACAGATACTAAATTGGAACACAACTATCTTATTCCATTTGCTTATGGAATGGCATTAATCTCGGAAGAACTCTAtgag TCAATGAAAAGAATCTGCAAAGGAAGTTATGGAAATTTGGACTCACTTAACACGGAATGCTTGAAACTCACTGAAATTTACCAAAAG TGTACCGACAGATTGAATAAATACCATATATTACTACCGGATTGCGATAAGACATCTCCTGATTGCCAT ctatataaatattttctcctTGAAAAGTGGGCCAATAACGAGAGAGTTCACAAAGCTCTTCATGTTAATAAG GGGGGTATAGGGGAATGGAGGCAATGTAATTATGATGGTATTTCGTATAAATACGACATTCAGAGCAGTGTACCATACCACAAGAATAACAGCATTAATGGTTTCCGATCTCTTATCTTCAG TGGTGATCATGATATGACGGTGCCTTTCCTTGCAACTCAAGCCTGGATAAGATCTCTCAATTACTCCATCATTGATGACTGGAGGCCTTGGATGATGAACGATCAAA
- the LOC106390950 gene encoding serine carboxypeptidase-like 13 isoform X2 produces the protein MRMRLTLKLLIPVLLVLRYFADSASVVKLLPGFEGPLPFELETGYIGLGEEEEIQMFYYFIKSENNPREDPLLIWLTGGPGCSSIFGLLFENALKFEVYNGSIPSLVSTTYSWTKMANIIFLDQPVGSGFSYSRTPLVDKISDTGEVKRIHEFLQKWLSKHPKFYANPFYVAGDSYSGMVVPPVVQEISEGNYICCKPLINLQVIDIYFSYFPSTECIYYAYFSLKKQGYILGNPVTDTKLEHNYLIPFAYGMALISEELYESMKRICKGSYGNLDSLNTECLKLTEIYQKCTDRLNKYHILLPDCDKTSPDCHVKKKIITRLLLQLYKYFLLEKWANNERVHKALHVNKGGIGEWRQCNYDGISYKYDIQSSVPYHKNNSINGFRSLIFSGDHDMTVPFLATQAWIRSLNYSIIDDWRPWMMNDQIAGYTRTYANKMTFATVKGGGHTADYKPDETFIMFKKWISSQPL, from the exons ATGAGAATGAGATTGACACTAAAGTTGCTGATTCCGGTTCTACTTGTATTGCGTTATTTTGCTGACTCTGCCTCCGTTGTAAAGCTCCTTCCTGGTTTTGAAGGTCCTCTTCCTTTCGAACTTGAAACGGG GTACATTGGACTTGGTGAGGAAGAGGAAATACAAATGTTCTACTATTTCATTAAGTCTGAGAATAATCCACGAGAAGACCCTCTTCTTATTTGGTTAACTGGAGGACCTGGATGTTCTTCTATTTTTGGCCTTCTTTTTGAGAACG CTTTGAAGTTCGAGGTTTACAATGGAAGTATCCCTTCTTTGGTCTCCACTACATATTCATGGACAAAG ATGGCGAACATAATATTTTTGGATCAGCCTGTTGGATCTGGCTTCTCCTATTCAAGAACTCCGCTTGTTGATAAAATTAGTGACACAGGTGAAGTTAAGAGGATTCATGAGTTTCTTCAAAAG TGGCTAAGCAAGCATCCAAAATTTTATGCCAACCCATTTTACGTTGCCGGAGATTCTTACTCTGGTATGGTTGTTCCGCCCGTCGTTCAAGAAATCTCAGAAG GAAATTATATATGTTGCAAGCCTCTAATAAACCTACAGGTCATTGATATATACTTTTCGTATTTTCCATCAACGGAATGTATTTATTAtgcatatttttctttaaaaaaacagGGCTATATTCTTGGAAACCCAGTAACAGATACTAAATTGGAACACAACTATCTTATTCCATTTGCTTATGGAATGGCATTAATCTCGGAAGAACTCTAtgag TCAATGAAAAGAATCTGCAAAGGAAGTTATGGAAATTTGGACTCACTTAACACGGAATGCTTGAAACTCACTGAAATTTACCAAAAG TGTACCGACAGATTGAATAAATACCATATATTACTACCGGATTGCGATAAGACATCTCCTGATTGCCAT gtaaaaaaaaagataattacaAGGTTGCTTTTGCagctatataaatattttctcctTGAAAAGTGGGCCAATAACGAGAGAGTTCACAAAGCTCTTCATGTTAATAAG GGGGGTATAGGGGAATGGAGGCAATGTAATTATGATGGTATTTCGTATAAATACGACATTCAGAGCAGTGTACCATACCACAAGAATAACAGCATTAATGGTTTCCGATCTCTTATCTTCAG TGGTGATCATGATATGACGGTGCCTTTCCTTGCAACTCAAGCCTGGATAAGATCTCTCAATTACTCCATCATTGATGACTGGAGGCCTTGGATGATGAACGATCAAA
- the LOC106390950 gene encoding serine carboxypeptidase-like 13 isoform X4, whose amino-acid sequence MRMRLTLKLLIPVLLVLRYFADSASVVKLLPGFEGPLPFELETGYIGLGEEEEIQMFYYFIKSENNPREDPLLIWLTGGPGCSSIFGLLFENALKFEVYNGSIPSLVSTTYSWTKPVGSGFSYSRTPLVDKISDTGEVKRIHEFLQKWLSKHPKFYANPFYVAGDSYSGMVVPPVVQEISEGNYICCKPLINLQVIDIYFSYFPSTECIYYAYFSLKKQGYILGNPVTDTKLEHNYLIPFAYGMALISEELYESMKRICKGSYGNLDSLNTECLKLTEIYQKCTDRLNKYHILLPDCDKTSPDCHVKKKIITRLLLQLYKYFLLEKWANNERVHKALHVNKGGIGEWRQCNYDGISYKYDIQSSVPYHKNNSINGFRSLIFSGDHDMTVPFLATQAWIRSLNYSIIDDWRPWMMNDQIAGYTRTYANKMTFATVKGGGHTADYKPDETFIMFKKWISSQPL is encoded by the exons ATGAGAATGAGATTGACACTAAAGTTGCTGATTCCGGTTCTACTTGTATTGCGTTATTTTGCTGACTCTGCCTCCGTTGTAAAGCTCCTTCCTGGTTTTGAAGGTCCTCTTCCTTTCGAACTTGAAACGGG GTACATTGGACTTGGTGAGGAAGAGGAAATACAAATGTTCTACTATTTCATTAAGTCTGAGAATAATCCACGAGAAGACCCTCTTCTTATTTGGTTAACTGGAGGACCTGGATGTTCTTCTATTTTTGGCCTTCTTTTTGAGAACG CTTTGAAGTTCGAGGTTTACAATGGAAGTATCCCTTCTTTGGTCTCCACTACATATTCATGGACAAAG CCTGTTGGATCTGGCTTCTCCTATTCAAGAACTCCGCTTGTTGATAAAATTAGTGACACAGGTGAAGTTAAGAGGATTCATGAGTTTCTTCAAAAG TGGCTAAGCAAGCATCCAAAATTTTATGCCAACCCATTTTACGTTGCCGGAGATTCTTACTCTGGTATGGTTGTTCCGCCCGTCGTTCAAGAAATCTCAGAAG GAAATTATATATGTTGCAAGCCTCTAATAAACCTACAGGTCATTGATATATACTTTTCGTATTTTCCATCAACGGAATGTATTTATTAtgcatatttttctttaaaaaaacagGGCTATATTCTTGGAAACCCAGTAACAGATACTAAATTGGAACACAACTATCTTATTCCATTTGCTTATGGAATGGCATTAATCTCGGAAGAACTCTAtgag TCAATGAAAAGAATCTGCAAAGGAAGTTATGGAAATTTGGACTCACTTAACACGGAATGCTTGAAACTCACTGAAATTTACCAAAAG TGTACCGACAGATTGAATAAATACCATATATTACTACCGGATTGCGATAAGACATCTCCTGATTGCCAT gtaaaaaaaaagataattacaAGGTTGCTTTTGCagctatataaatattttctcctTGAAAAGTGGGCCAATAACGAGAGAGTTCACAAAGCTCTTCATGTTAATAAG GGGGGTATAGGGGAATGGAGGCAATGTAATTATGATGGTATTTCGTATAAATACGACATTCAGAGCAGTGTACCATACCACAAGAATAACAGCATTAATGGTTTCCGATCTCTTATCTTCAG TGGTGATCATGATATGACGGTGCCTTTCCTTGCAACTCAAGCCTGGATAAGATCTCTCAATTACTCCATCATTGATGACTGGAGGCCTTGGATGATGAACGATCAAA
- the LOC106390950 gene encoding serine carboxypeptidase-like 13 isoform X3 → MRMRLTLKLLIPVLLVLRYFADSASVVKLLPGFEGPLPFELETGYIGLGEEEEIQMFYYFIKSENNPREDPLLIWLTGGPGCSSIFGLLFENGPLALKFEVYNGSIPSLVSTTYSWTKPVGSGFSYSRTPLVDKISDTGEVKRIHEFLQKWLSKHPKFYANPFYVAGDSYSGMVVPPVVQEISEGNYICCKPLINLQVIDIYFSYFPSTECIYYAYFSLKKQGYILGNPVTDTKLEHNYLIPFAYGMALISEELYESMKRICKGSYGNLDSLNTECLKLTEIYQKCTDRLNKYHILLPDCDKTSPDCHVKKKIITRLLLQLYKYFLLEKWANNERVHKALHVNKGGIGEWRQCNYDGISYKYDIQSSVPYHKNNSINGFRSLIFSGDHDMTVPFLATQAWIRSLNYSIIDDWRPWMMNDQIAGYTRTYANKMTFATVKGGGHTADYKPDETFIMFKKWISSQPL, encoded by the exons ATGAGAATGAGATTGACACTAAAGTTGCTGATTCCGGTTCTACTTGTATTGCGTTATTTTGCTGACTCTGCCTCCGTTGTAAAGCTCCTTCCTGGTTTTGAAGGTCCTCTTCCTTTCGAACTTGAAACGGG GTACATTGGACTTGGTGAGGAAGAGGAAATACAAATGTTCTACTATTTCATTAAGTCTGAGAATAATCCACGAGAAGACCCTCTTCTTATTTGGTTAACTGGAGGACCTGGATGTTCTTCTATTTTTGGCCTTCTTTTTGAGAACG ggCCTTTAGCTTTGAAGTTCGAGGTTTACAATGGAAGTATCCCTTCTTTGGTCTCCACTACATATTCATGGACAAAG CCTGTTGGATCTGGCTTCTCCTATTCAAGAACTCCGCTTGTTGATAAAATTAGTGACACAGGTGAAGTTAAGAGGATTCATGAGTTTCTTCAAAAG TGGCTAAGCAAGCATCCAAAATTTTATGCCAACCCATTTTACGTTGCCGGAGATTCTTACTCTGGTATGGTTGTTCCGCCCGTCGTTCAAGAAATCTCAGAAG GAAATTATATATGTTGCAAGCCTCTAATAAACCTACAGGTCATTGATATATACTTTTCGTATTTTCCATCAACGGAATGTATTTATTAtgcatatttttctttaaaaaaacagGGCTATATTCTTGGAAACCCAGTAACAGATACTAAATTGGAACACAACTATCTTATTCCATTTGCTTATGGAATGGCATTAATCTCGGAAGAACTCTAtgag TCAATGAAAAGAATCTGCAAAGGAAGTTATGGAAATTTGGACTCACTTAACACGGAATGCTTGAAACTCACTGAAATTTACCAAAAG TGTACCGACAGATTGAATAAATACCATATATTACTACCGGATTGCGATAAGACATCTCCTGATTGCCAT gtaaaaaaaaagataattacaAGGTTGCTTTTGCagctatataaatattttctcctTGAAAAGTGGGCCAATAACGAGAGAGTTCACAAAGCTCTTCATGTTAATAAG GGGGGTATAGGGGAATGGAGGCAATGTAATTATGATGGTATTTCGTATAAATACGACATTCAGAGCAGTGTACCATACCACAAGAATAACAGCATTAATGGTTTCCGATCTCTTATCTTCAG TGGTGATCATGATATGACGGTGCCTTTCCTTGCAACTCAAGCCTGGATAAGATCTCTCAATTACTCCATCATTGATGACTGGAGGCCTTGGATGATGAACGATCAAA
- the LOC106390950 gene encoding serine carboxypeptidase-like 13 isoform X1 has product MRMRLTLKLLIPVLLVLRYFADSASVVKLLPGFEGPLPFELETGYIGLGEEEEIQMFYYFIKSENNPREDPLLIWLTGGPGCSSIFGLLFENGPLALKFEVYNGSIPSLVSTTYSWTKMANIIFLDQPVGSGFSYSRTPLVDKISDTGEVKRIHEFLQKWLSKHPKFYANPFYVAGDSYSGMVVPPVVQEISEGNYICCKPLINLQVIDIYFSYFPSTECIYYAYFSLKKQGYILGNPVTDTKLEHNYLIPFAYGMALISEELYESMKRICKGSYGNLDSLNTECLKLTEIYQKCTDRLNKYHILLPDCDKTSPDCHVKKKIITRLLLQLYKYFLLEKWANNERVHKALHVNKGGIGEWRQCNYDGISYKYDIQSSVPYHKNNSINGFRSLIFSGDHDMTVPFLATQAWIRSLNYSIIDDWRPWMMNDQIAGYTRTYANKMTFATVKGGGHTADYKPDETFIMFKKWISSQPL; this is encoded by the exons ATGAGAATGAGATTGACACTAAAGTTGCTGATTCCGGTTCTACTTGTATTGCGTTATTTTGCTGACTCTGCCTCCGTTGTAAAGCTCCTTCCTGGTTTTGAAGGTCCTCTTCCTTTCGAACTTGAAACGGG GTACATTGGACTTGGTGAGGAAGAGGAAATACAAATGTTCTACTATTTCATTAAGTCTGAGAATAATCCACGAGAAGACCCTCTTCTTATTTGGTTAACTGGAGGACCTGGATGTTCTTCTATTTTTGGCCTTCTTTTTGAGAACG ggCCTTTAGCTTTGAAGTTCGAGGTTTACAATGGAAGTATCCCTTCTTTGGTCTCCACTACATATTCATGGACAAAG ATGGCGAACATAATATTTTTGGATCAGCCTGTTGGATCTGGCTTCTCCTATTCAAGAACTCCGCTTGTTGATAAAATTAGTGACACAGGTGAAGTTAAGAGGATTCATGAGTTTCTTCAAAAG TGGCTAAGCAAGCATCCAAAATTTTATGCCAACCCATTTTACGTTGCCGGAGATTCTTACTCTGGTATGGTTGTTCCGCCCGTCGTTCAAGAAATCTCAGAAG GAAATTATATATGTTGCAAGCCTCTAATAAACCTACAGGTCATTGATATATACTTTTCGTATTTTCCATCAACGGAATGTATTTATTAtgcatatttttctttaaaaaaacagGGCTATATTCTTGGAAACCCAGTAACAGATACTAAATTGGAACACAACTATCTTATTCCATTTGCTTATGGAATGGCATTAATCTCGGAAGAACTCTAtgag TCAATGAAAAGAATCTGCAAAGGAAGTTATGGAAATTTGGACTCACTTAACACGGAATGCTTGAAACTCACTGAAATTTACCAAAAG TGTACCGACAGATTGAATAAATACCATATATTACTACCGGATTGCGATAAGACATCTCCTGATTGCCAT gtaaaaaaaaagataattacaAGGTTGCTTTTGCagctatataaatattttctcctTGAAAAGTGGGCCAATAACGAGAGAGTTCACAAAGCTCTTCATGTTAATAAG GGGGGTATAGGGGAATGGAGGCAATGTAATTATGATGGTATTTCGTATAAATACGACATTCAGAGCAGTGTACCATACCACAAGAATAACAGCATTAATGGTTTCCGATCTCTTATCTTCAG TGGTGATCATGATATGACGGTGCCTTTCCTTGCAACTCAAGCCTGGATAAGATCTCTCAATTACTCCATCATTGATGACTGGAGGCCTTGGATGATGAACGATCAAA
- the LOC106390950 gene encoding serine carboxypeptidase-like 13 isoform X5: protein MRMRLTLKLLIPVLLVLRYFADSASVVKLLPGFEGPLPFELETGYIGLGEEEEIQMFYYFIKSENNPREDPLLIWLTGGPGCSSIFGLLFENGPLALKFEVYNGSIPSLVSTTYSWTKMANIIFLDQPVGSGFSYSRTPLVDKISDTGEVKRIHEFLQKWLSKHPKFYANPFYVAGDSYSGMVVPPVVQEISEGNYICCKPLINLQGYILGNPVTDTKLEHNYLIPFAYGMALISEELYESMKRICKGSYGNLDSLNTECLKLTEIYQKCTDRLNKYHILLPDCDKTSPDCHVKKKIITRLLLQLYKYFLLEKWANNERVHKALHVNKGGIGEWRQCNYDGISYKYDIQSSVPYHKNNSINGFRSLIFSGDHDMTVPFLATQAWIRSLNYSIIDDWRPWMMNDQIAGYTRTYANKMTFATVKGGGHTADYKPDETFIMFKKWISSQPL from the exons ATGAGAATGAGATTGACACTAAAGTTGCTGATTCCGGTTCTACTTGTATTGCGTTATTTTGCTGACTCTGCCTCCGTTGTAAAGCTCCTTCCTGGTTTTGAAGGTCCTCTTCCTTTCGAACTTGAAACGGG GTACATTGGACTTGGTGAGGAAGAGGAAATACAAATGTTCTACTATTTCATTAAGTCTGAGAATAATCCACGAGAAGACCCTCTTCTTATTTGGTTAACTGGAGGACCTGGATGTTCTTCTATTTTTGGCCTTCTTTTTGAGAACG ggCCTTTAGCTTTGAAGTTCGAGGTTTACAATGGAAGTATCCCTTCTTTGGTCTCCACTACATATTCATGGACAAAG ATGGCGAACATAATATTTTTGGATCAGCCTGTTGGATCTGGCTTCTCCTATTCAAGAACTCCGCTTGTTGATAAAATTAGTGACACAGGTGAAGTTAAGAGGATTCATGAGTTTCTTCAAAAG TGGCTAAGCAAGCATCCAAAATTTTATGCCAACCCATTTTACGTTGCCGGAGATTCTTACTCTGGTATGGTTGTTCCGCCCGTCGTTCAAGAAATCTCAGAAG GAAATTATATATGTTGCAAGCCTCTAATAAACCTACAG GGCTATATTCTTGGAAACCCAGTAACAGATACTAAATTGGAACACAACTATCTTATTCCATTTGCTTATGGAATGGCATTAATCTCGGAAGAACTCTAtgag TCAATGAAAAGAATCTGCAAAGGAAGTTATGGAAATTTGGACTCACTTAACACGGAATGCTTGAAACTCACTGAAATTTACCAAAAG TGTACCGACAGATTGAATAAATACCATATATTACTACCGGATTGCGATAAGACATCTCCTGATTGCCAT gtaaaaaaaaagataattacaAGGTTGCTTTTGCagctatataaatattttctcctTGAAAAGTGGGCCAATAACGAGAGAGTTCACAAAGCTCTTCATGTTAATAAG GGGGGTATAGGGGAATGGAGGCAATGTAATTATGATGGTATTTCGTATAAATACGACATTCAGAGCAGTGTACCATACCACAAGAATAACAGCATTAATGGTTTCCGATCTCTTATCTTCAG TGGTGATCATGATATGACGGTGCCTTTCCTTGCAACTCAAGCCTGGATAAGATCTCTCAATTACTCCATCATTGATGACTGGAGGCCTTGGATGATGAACGATCAAA
- the LOC106390950 gene encoding serine carboxypeptidase-like 13 isoform X11 → MRMRLTLKLLIPVLLVLRYFADSASVVKLLPGFEGPLPFELETGYIGLGEEEEIQMFYYFIKSENNPREDPLLIWLTGGPGCSSIFGLLFENGPLALKFEVYNGSIPSLVSTTYSWTKMANIIFLDQPVGSGFSYSRTPLVDKISDTGEVKRIHEFLQKWLSKHPKFYANPFYVAGDSYSGMVVPPVVQEISEGNYICCKPLINLQVIDIYFSYFPSTECIYYAYFSLKKQGYILGNPVTDTKLEHNYLIPFAYGMALISEELYESMKRICKGSYGNLDSLNTECLKLTEIYQKCTDRLNKYHILLPDCDKTSPDCHVKKKIITRLLLQLYKYFLLEKWANNERVHKALHVNKGGIGEWRQCNYDGISYKYDIQSSVPYHKNNSINGFRSLIFRFRTQ, encoded by the exons ATGAGAATGAGATTGACACTAAAGTTGCTGATTCCGGTTCTACTTGTATTGCGTTATTTTGCTGACTCTGCCTCCGTTGTAAAGCTCCTTCCTGGTTTTGAAGGTCCTCTTCCTTTCGAACTTGAAACGGG GTACATTGGACTTGGTGAGGAAGAGGAAATACAAATGTTCTACTATTTCATTAAGTCTGAGAATAATCCACGAGAAGACCCTCTTCTTATTTGGTTAACTGGAGGACCTGGATGTTCTTCTATTTTTGGCCTTCTTTTTGAGAACG ggCCTTTAGCTTTGAAGTTCGAGGTTTACAATGGAAGTATCCCTTCTTTGGTCTCCACTACATATTCATGGACAAAG ATGGCGAACATAATATTTTTGGATCAGCCTGTTGGATCTGGCTTCTCCTATTCAAGAACTCCGCTTGTTGATAAAATTAGTGACACAGGTGAAGTTAAGAGGATTCATGAGTTTCTTCAAAAG TGGCTAAGCAAGCATCCAAAATTTTATGCCAACCCATTTTACGTTGCCGGAGATTCTTACTCTGGTATGGTTGTTCCGCCCGTCGTTCAAGAAATCTCAGAAG GAAATTATATATGTTGCAAGCCTCTAATAAACCTACAGGTCATTGATATATACTTTTCGTATTTTCCATCAACGGAATGTATTTATTAtgcatatttttctttaaaaaaacagGGCTATATTCTTGGAAACCCAGTAACAGATACTAAATTGGAACACAACTATCTTATTCCATTTGCTTATGGAATGGCATTAATCTCGGAAGAACTCTAtgag TCAATGAAAAGAATCTGCAAAGGAAGTTATGGAAATTTGGACTCACTTAACACGGAATGCTTGAAACTCACTGAAATTTACCAAAAG TGTACCGACAGATTGAATAAATACCATATATTACTACCGGATTGCGATAAGACATCTCCTGATTGCCAT gtaaaaaaaaagataattacaAGGTTGCTTTTGCagctatataaatattttctcctTGAAAAGTGGGCCAATAACGAGAGAGTTCACAAAGCTCTTCATGTTAATAAG GGGGGTATAGGGGAATGGAGGCAATGTAATTATGATGGTATTTCGTATAAATACGACATTCAGAGCAGTGTACCATACCACAAGAATAACAGCATTAATGGTTTCCGATCTCTTATCTTCAG ATTCAGGACTCAATGA
- the LOC106390950 gene encoding serine carboxypeptidase-like 13 isoform X12: MRMRLTLKLLIPVLLVLRYFADSASVVKLLPGFEGPLPFELETGYIGLGEEEEIQMFYYFIKSENNPREDPLLIWLTGGPGCSSIFGLLFENGPLALKFEVYNGSIPSLVSTTYSWTKMANIIFLDQPVGSGFSYSRTPLVDKISDTGEVKRIHEFLQKWLSKHPKFYANPFYVAGDSYSGMVVPPVVQEISEGNYICCKPLINLQVIDIYFSYFPSTECIYYAYFSLKKQGYILGNPVTDTKLEHNYLIPFAYGMALISEELYESMKRICKGSYGNLDSLNTECLKLTEIYQKCTDRLNKYHILLPDCDKTSPDCHLYKYFLLEKWANNERVHKALHVNKGGIGEWRQCNYDGISYKYDIQSSVPYHKNNSINGFRSLIFRFRTQ, encoded by the exons ATGAGAATGAGATTGACACTAAAGTTGCTGATTCCGGTTCTACTTGTATTGCGTTATTTTGCTGACTCTGCCTCCGTTGTAAAGCTCCTTCCTGGTTTTGAAGGTCCTCTTCCTTTCGAACTTGAAACGGG GTACATTGGACTTGGTGAGGAAGAGGAAATACAAATGTTCTACTATTTCATTAAGTCTGAGAATAATCCACGAGAAGACCCTCTTCTTATTTGGTTAACTGGAGGACCTGGATGTTCTTCTATTTTTGGCCTTCTTTTTGAGAACG ggCCTTTAGCTTTGAAGTTCGAGGTTTACAATGGAAGTATCCCTTCTTTGGTCTCCACTACATATTCATGGACAAAG ATGGCGAACATAATATTTTTGGATCAGCCTGTTGGATCTGGCTTCTCCTATTCAAGAACTCCGCTTGTTGATAAAATTAGTGACACAGGTGAAGTTAAGAGGATTCATGAGTTTCTTCAAAAG TGGCTAAGCAAGCATCCAAAATTTTATGCCAACCCATTTTACGTTGCCGGAGATTCTTACTCTGGTATGGTTGTTCCGCCCGTCGTTCAAGAAATCTCAGAAG GAAATTATATATGTTGCAAGCCTCTAATAAACCTACAGGTCATTGATATATACTTTTCGTATTTTCCATCAACGGAATGTATTTATTAtgcatatttttctttaaaaaaacagGGCTATATTCTTGGAAACCCAGTAACAGATACTAAATTGGAACACAACTATCTTATTCCATTTGCTTATGGAATGGCATTAATCTCGGAAGAACTCTAtgag TCAATGAAAAGAATCTGCAAAGGAAGTTATGGAAATTTGGACTCACTTAACACGGAATGCTTGAAACTCACTGAAATTTACCAAAAG TGTACCGACAGATTGAATAAATACCATATATTACTACCGGATTGCGATAAGACATCTCCTGATTGCCAT ctatataaatattttctcctTGAAAAGTGGGCCAATAACGAGAGAGTTCACAAAGCTCTTCATGTTAATAAG GGGGGTATAGGGGAATGGAGGCAATGTAATTATGATGGTATTTCGTATAAATACGACATTCAGAGCAGTGTACCATACCACAAGAATAACAGCATTAATGGTTTCCGATCTCTTATCTTCAG ATTCAGGACTCAATGA